In the genome of Hyphomonas sp. Mor2, one region contains:
- a CDS encoding glycoside hydrolase family 3 protein — protein MRVFLAAMTAGWLVSGCATSLDSPPSDAGPTSSVTSAQNQEDQLVSDLVSRMSLERKVAQLIQPQINSFTVEDMRRYRFGSYLNGGNGGPFGDEFAPASKWLALADQMWMASMEPLPGDEPAIPTLWGTDAVHGHTNVIGATIFPHNIALGATRDADLVRRIAHATAIEIDVTGIDWNFSPTVAIARDDRWGRTYESYSEDPQIVSELGAAFVEGLQGAVGDDDRLGDGRVLSTAKHFFGDGGTERGVDQGNVDGDLDELKQIHVVPYVAAIEAGVESIMASFNSINGRKMHGNTDLLTGVLRDELGFDGVVVGDWNGHGQVAGCTVTDCPQSLLAGLDIYMVPDDWQALLENLVNQIQDGTISEARLNDAVSRVLRMKYRAGLLAEDAPRPIERAVAQQPERLGAPEHREIAREAVAKSQVLLKNEGVLPLSAASNVLVAGTAANSIAQASGGWTLTWQGGGELTNDMFPGAHSIYDGIAAAVEAGGGQAQLSETGEYTERPDVAVIVFGEQPYAEFAGDKRDLVFRDEEGLALLQTFADDGVPTVAVFLSGRPLWMNRELNAANAFVAAWLPGSEGGGVADILFGKQAPTGRLSFSWPVACAGIPVNSLDGALFPVGYGLSFTDDGSLTALDESCSNLVQAASLDWFSSGRMADGVTVSAGSDDLPQMRGTSPLVSIRGLDRAAQEDAREIAFQAGGGLTITGPGKDEAYRIAYRIVDRPTGEVSISSGGDQIDATGELAVAAGKGWREMVLTKSCLPTLNSELRFQSEDAFELQIHSIVREDLDDVAECAF, from the coding sequence ATGCGCGTATTTTTAGCTGCCATGACGGCGGGTTGGCTGGTATCGGGTTGCGCCACTTCCCTTGATTCACCGCCATCGGATGCAGGCCCAACATCCTCAGTGACTTCGGCGCAGAACCAGGAGGATCAACTCGTCTCCGATCTGGTCTCTCGGATGAGTCTGGAGCGCAAGGTCGCCCAGCTCATTCAGCCGCAAATCAATTCCTTCACGGTCGAAGATATGCGGCGTTATCGGTTTGGCAGCTATCTGAATGGTGGCAATGGAGGCCCGTTCGGGGACGAGTTCGCACCAGCATCGAAATGGCTTGCTCTGGCGGATCAAATGTGGATGGCGTCCATGGAGCCCCTTCCCGGCGACGAACCCGCTATTCCGACGCTGTGGGGCACGGACGCCGTACACGGGCACACCAACGTCATCGGTGCGACCATATTCCCGCACAATATTGCGCTCGGGGCGACCCGGGATGCCGACCTCGTCCGCCGTATCGCGCACGCCACGGCCATCGAGATCGATGTCACCGGAATTGACTGGAACTTCTCGCCTACCGTTGCGATCGCTCGAGACGACCGCTGGGGACGGACTTATGAAAGCTATTCTGAGGACCCGCAAATCGTCTCAGAACTGGGCGCGGCTTTTGTGGAAGGTTTGCAAGGCGCGGTCGGTGACGATGATCGGCTCGGCGACGGGCGTGTTCTCTCCACGGCCAAGCATTTCTTCGGCGATGGCGGGACAGAACGCGGCGTCGATCAGGGCAATGTCGATGGCGATCTGGATGAACTAAAGCAAATCCACGTGGTTCCCTATGTGGCCGCGATCGAAGCCGGTGTCGAAAGCATCATGGCCAGCTTCAACTCGATCAATGGACGTAAAATGCATGGCAATACAGACCTGTTGACCGGTGTGTTGCGCGATGAGCTTGGCTTTGACGGCGTCGTCGTCGGAGACTGGAACGGACATGGACAAGTTGCTGGCTGCACCGTGACCGACTGCCCGCAATCGCTGCTGGCGGGCCTCGATATCTACATGGTTCCCGACGACTGGCAGGCATTGCTGGAAAACCTGGTCAATCAGATCCAGGACGGCACGATTTCGGAAGCCCGACTGAATGATGCAGTCTCGCGCGTCCTGCGCATGAAGTACCGTGCGGGATTGCTCGCGGAAGACGCGCCGCGCCCGATCGAGCGGGCGGTGGCCCAACAACCTGAACGACTGGGCGCCCCAGAGCATCGCGAAATTGCCCGCGAGGCGGTCGCGAAATCTCAGGTCCTGCTCAAGAATGAGGGCGTCCTACCCCTCAGCGCCGCGTCAAACGTGCTGGTCGCAGGCACCGCAGCTAACAGCATCGCCCAGGCCTCCGGCGGCTGGACGCTCACCTGGCAAGGCGGAGGTGAGCTGACCAATGACATGTTCCCTGGCGCTCATTCGATCTATGACGGCATTGCCGCAGCGGTCGAGGCTGGCGGCGGTCAGGCGCAACTGTCGGAGACTGGAGAATACACTGAGCGACCGGATGTGGCCGTGATTGTATTTGGCGAGCAGCCTTATGCAGAATTCGCCGGCGACAAGCGCGACCTGGTGTTCCGCGATGAGGAAGGGCTGGCGCTACTGCAGACCTTCGCGGATGACGGCGTTCCAACCGTCGCCGTGTTTCTATCCGGGCGTCCGCTCTGGATGAATCGGGAACTCAACGCTGCGAATGCATTCGTTGCGGCCTGGTTGCCCGGCAGTGAAGGCGGCGGCGTGGCCGATATTCTGTTTGGCAAACAGGCGCCCACGGGTCGGCTCTCCTTTTCCTGGCCTGTCGCGTGCGCGGGCATCCCGGTCAACAGCCTGGATGGCGCCCTCTTTCCGGTCGGTTATGGCCTGTCCTTCACAGATGACGGGTCACTGACGGCGCTGGACGAATCCTGTTCCAATCTCGTGCAGGCCGCCAGTCTCGACTGGTTTTCGTCCGGCCGCATGGCTGATGGAGTCACGGTGTCCGCAGGTTCCGACGACCTGCCGCAGATGCGCGGCACGTCCCCGCTCGTCTCGATCCGGGGGCTGGACCGCGCCGCACAGGAAGATGCTCGCGAGATCGCATTTCAGGCGGGCGGCGGTTTGACAATCACCGGCCCCGGCAAAGATGAAGCCTATCGCATTGCCTACCGGATTGTGGATCGCCCCACGGGCGAGGTGTCGATCAGCTCAGGCGGGGATCAGATTGATGCAACAGGAGAGCTGGCCGTCGCCGCAGGAAAAGGGTGGAGGGAAATGGTCCTGACGAAATCCTGCTTGCCGACGCTCAACAGCGAGTTGCGGTTCCAATCCGAAGACGCATTCGAGCTCCAGATCCACTCAATTGTCAGAGAAGACCTGGACGATGTGGCCGAGTGTGCGTTCTGA
- a CDS encoding DUF3604 domain-containing protein, with protein sequence MIRIGLIGLTAALVAGCSGTDVEDAAPQSETVETTEKVIEKTATRNAYFGDLHVHTKNSFDAYIFNVRRTPDDAYRFAKGETIPHDGGYEIQLEGPPLDFLAVTDHGEYMGVIPFMDDPNHPLSRTVTAQAAFGEDAAAAAQTFASIGASFVTGEPIEEIRDQGHMNQIWAETLNAAERHNDPGVFTTFAGYEFTAMTIVSQEEGSAANLHRNVIFRDEAPDQIFSTLDSRNPEDLWEWMTEQRTGGIDSLAIPHNSNGSNGEMFALSTYDGEPLTEAYALTRLKNEPLVEITQIKGTSETHPMFSPNDEWAGFEQYDYFIGSAAKATINEADYIRPALGHGIALAEELGANPFEFGFIGSSDTHIAAATLSEEKHWGKFPTDGAGPRQRSSVPPEGYSDWSDVPDATNRRVLTGAKFSASGLIGVWSEANTRDDLFDAMRRRETFGTSGPRMKVRLFAGDYDADITNSADMLEQAYAGGVPMGGNLNWEGDDAPAMLAWAIQDPLSAPLQRLQIVKVWAENGEAREMIYDVACSDGSAPDPASRRCADNGASVDVTTCATTPGSGVGELKTVWTDPDYDADQVSAYYVRVLENPTCRWSTWDAVRAGTPPNPKLPTTLQERAWSSPVWVE encoded by the coding sequence ATGATACGGATCGGATTGATTGGACTGACCGCCGCGCTAGTAGCCGGCTGCTCGGGGACAGATGTCGAGGACGCGGCGCCACAGAGCGAAACCGTCGAGACGACGGAAAAAGTGATCGAAAAGACGGCCACTCGAAATGCCTATTTCGGGGACCTTCATGTGCATACGAAAAACAGTTTCGACGCCTATATCTTCAACGTCCGTCGCACGCCTGATGACGCGTATCGGTTCGCGAAAGGCGAGACCATTCCGCATGATGGCGGCTATGAAATTCAGCTAGAAGGTCCGCCACTCGATTTTCTCGCCGTCACCGATCACGGCGAATATATGGGGGTCATTCCGTTCATGGATGATCCTAATCACCCGCTCTCAAGAACCGTGACGGCGCAGGCGGCGTTTGGCGAGGACGCTGCCGCGGCGGCCCAAACCTTTGCCAGTATTGGCGCCTCGTTCGTGACCGGAGAACCGATCGAAGAAATCCGCGATCAGGGACATATGAACCAGATCTGGGCGGAAACCCTGAACGCTGCCGAGCGTCACAATGATCCGGGCGTGTTCACCACATTTGCGGGCTATGAATTCACCGCCATGACGATTGTCAGTCAGGAAGAAGGATCTGCCGCGAACCTTCACCGCAACGTCATCTTTCGCGACGAGGCCCCTGACCAGATCTTTTCAACGCTGGATTCGCGCAACCCGGAAGATCTCTGGGAATGGATGACCGAACAGCGCACTGGCGGGATTGATTCCCTTGCCATTCCTCACAATTCAAATGGCTCGAATGGCGAGATGTTCGCCTTGTCCACTTACGATGGTGAACCACTGACGGAAGCCTATGCGCTGACCCGGCTGAAGAATGAGCCACTGGTCGAAATTACGCAGATCAAAGGGACTTCCGAAACGCATCCCATGTTTTCGCCGAATGATGAATGGGCGGGATTTGAGCAGTATGACTATTTCATCGGGAGTGCGGCGAAGGCCACCATCAATGAGGCCGACTATATTCGGCCGGCGCTGGGGCATGGGATCGCGCTCGCCGAGGAGCTGGGTGCCAACCCGTTCGAGTTTGGCTTTATCGGGTCGAGTGACACCCATATCGCCGCCGCGACTCTCAGCGAAGAAAAGCACTGGGGTAAATTCCCGACAGATGGCGCCGGTCCAAGACAGCGCAGCTCTGTTCCCCCAGAAGGATACAGCGACTGGAGTGACGTGCCCGACGCCACGAACCGGCGCGTCCTGACCGGGGCCAAGTTCAGCGCAAGTGGATTGATCGGTGTATGGTCGGAAGCCAATACGCGAGATGATCTGTTCGATGCGATGCGTCGCCGCGAAACATTCGGGACCAGCGGTCCTCGCATGAAAGTGAGATTGTTCGCCGGAGATTATGACGCCGACATCACCAATTCTGCGGACATGCTCGAGCAGGCCTATGCTGGCGGGGTGCCGATGGGCGGCAATCTGAATTGGGAGGGCGACGACGCTCCAGCGATGCTGGCATGGGCCATTCAGGACCCGCTTTCAGCGCCCTTGCAGCGCCTGCAGATCGTGAAAGTCTGGGCCGAGAATGGCGAGGCACGCGAGATGATTTACGATGTGGCCTGTTCTGATGGATCGGCTCCGGATCCAGCCAGCCGTCGCTGCGCCGATAATGGCGCCAGTGTTGACGTCACGACTTGCGCGACGACCCCTGGCTCAGGCGTGGGCGAACTAAAAACGGTCTGGACCGACCCTGATTATGATGCCGATCAGGTGAGCGCCTATTATGTCCGCGTGCTCGAGAATCCGACGTGTCGCTGGAGTACATGGGATGCCGTTCGCGCCGGAACGCCGCCCAATCCGAAACTGCCGACGACCTTGCAGGAACGCGCCTGGTCGTCACCTGTCTGGGTGGAATAG
- a CDS encoding DUF1214 domain-containing protein, translating into MKLAIILATAILIVIASYFSARALTLQGLMDETSIFDDFEDVDGTWLYSDKIGAAAASGVERARVAIGGPLGLSSKEAVYFVATRDDQGAPLQSNCVYRVTGQPIDTRWWSLTLYDSETQHYVPNAQNRSSWNSVSVLRGEAGDWVINVGPAPLDAPWLPSQEVPDKSFELMLRVYNPSPETRAVLPNIELPEVERLSC; encoded by the coding sequence ATGAAACTCGCAATCATTCTGGCGACTGCAATACTGATCGTCATTGCGTCCTATTTCAGCGCCCGTGCCCTGACTCTTCAGGGCCTGATGGATGAGACATCCATCTTCGATGATTTCGAGGACGTGGATGGCACCTGGCTGTACTCGGACAAGATCGGCGCAGCCGCGGCATCGGGTGTGGAACGCGCGCGTGTCGCGATTGGTGGCCCGCTTGGTCTGTCCTCGAAAGAGGCGGTATATTTCGTTGCGACCCGGGATGATCAGGGCGCGCCACTGCAATCGAATTGTGTCTATCGCGTCACGGGACAGCCAATCGATACAAGGTGGTGGTCGCTAACTTTGTATGACAGCGAAACGCAGCATTATGTTCCAAACGCTCAAAATCGATCGAGCTGGAACAGCGTTTCGGTGCTCCGTGGAGAGGCCGGAGACTGGGTCATCAATGTAGGTCCCGCGCCGCTGGACGCGCCCTGGTTGCCGTCTCAAGAGGTACCCGACAAATCATTCGAACTCATGCTGCGTGTCTACAATCCCAGCCCCGAGACCCGGGCGGTATTGCCAAACATTGAGCTTCCAGAAGTGGAGCGTCTGTCATGCTGA
- a CDS encoding DUF1254 domain-containing protein — translation MLKQSLPYLVGALVLAVLTFVITRNLIIQKAPSKVMSTIEARIAAGAGGWNACFHNQVYGPRLNAARRANPDSIISSMAYDLSDGPVRVAGETWPRYWSISFYQQNSDNFFVRNDQELDGAEFDFLLVHDRQDTEGLTGTPIVSPTAKGIMLIRRFAAEESDMPGIIANQEALFCGPAEMVR, via the coding sequence ATGCTGAAGCAATCCTTGCCCTATTTGGTGGGGGCCCTTGTTCTGGCCGTTCTGACTTTTGTCATCACGCGAAACCTGATCATCCAGAAAGCACCGAGTAAGGTCATGTCGACCATTGAGGCCCGCATCGCTGCCGGCGCCGGAGGCTGGAACGCCTGTTTCCACAATCAGGTCTATGGCCCCAGGCTCAACGCGGCCCGTCGCGCCAACCCAGACAGCATTATCAGCTCAATGGCCTATGATTTGAGCGACGGTCCGGTGCGCGTCGCGGGTGAAACCTGGCCGCGATACTGGTCGATCTCCTTCTATCAACAGAACTCTGACAATTTCTTCGTGCGGAACGATCAGGAGCTGGACGGCGCGGAGTTCGACTTTTTGCTTGTGCACGATCGTCAGGATACGGAAGGCCTGACGGGCACGCCGATCGTTTCCCCAACCGCCAAGGGCATAATGTTGATCCGGCGTTTTGCGGCGGAAGAGTCCGATATGCCGGGCATCATCGCCAATCAGGAAGCGCTTTTCTGTGGCCCTGCGGAAATGGTTCGGTAG
- a CDS encoding M14 family zinc carboxypeptidase, translated as MLRRAIFAIAALSVLAFAAPAFAKPVEYFQVEGVVYDETIPVFENHAGYEIGDRPVRFDDMVAYLRDIATRSDRISVETIGYSHERRPILTFTVTSPQNHANLKTIRETHLARLDGRAAADAAPMVLWINYGVHGAETSSMDAAIPLLYHFAAAQGPDIEAQLNDAVMIFTVVFNPDGHARRIDHVETFWSYGENTDLNDEAHNMWIEARTNHYWFDLNRQWLLLTQPESQAWIKQWHRWKPMVSADYHEMGSAAPYYFHPGEALRRNPLIPERARELTKGIGERHAAFLDSEAKLYWTEQGFDNFYIGKGSTYPQINGSLGILFEAGAARGGAVQTERGLVETADNVRTQFRTALTTIQGALDLRDEITAYQRDFFAENDRQAQSIGTAGWVFTANGDPARAARFVRLLRLHDIEVRALTSNVTVDGYSYPASTSYYVSTDQTNNRMIRGIFERFTEFEENVFYDVSGWTLPLAYDLEYAPVTARAARSLSFSDVVDGAFQPAPAPARASYGYVFDWSHSYAPRALNRILSADLLVRATTEQTVVRTNSGNVSLGRGAIFVPLDKQETAREDIHKIMATIASEDGVPVYAATSGLTPVTGRDLGSNSTFRALSEPRVVLAYDGGLARYDVGEIWWTLDYQQRMPVTLVHKARLGSLDWTKYTHLILAGGLAQGPDAPPVLDETLSETVLTWVESGGTLVALRDAALWTQSAIKSRAEAAAIEAGGAPKPPAPETETDDDPTPERLNFGEMGVRDAEHVIGGAIFATDLDTTHPLGFGYSDRDLPVHRNVSFTLERPKGNPYAVPVQYSADPLLTGYASERRQEEIAGSPSVIAERMGNGVVILMADNPVFRGTYPGTEKLLMNAIFFSALIDHPRGDYQTGDETR; from the coding sequence ATGTTGCGCCGTGCCATTTTCGCTATTGCCGCCCTGTCTGTTTTGGCTTTTGCCGCGCCTGCATTTGCCAAACCCGTCGAGTATTTCCAGGTCGAGGGTGTCGTCTATGATGAAACCATCCCAGTTTTCGAAAATCACGCCGGCTATGAAATCGGTGATCGCCCCGTTCGCTTTGACGACATGGTTGCTTATCTGCGCGATATCGCAACGCGCTCTGATCGCATTAGCGTTGAGACAATTGGCTACTCGCATGAGCGGCGTCCGATCCTGACCTTCACGGTGACGAGCCCGCAAAATCACGCCAACCTGAAAACGATCCGAGAGACACATCTGGCGCGTCTGGACGGCCGCGCCGCCGCCGATGCGGCGCCTATGGTCCTGTGGATCAATTACGGCGTGCATGGCGCCGAAACGTCCTCCATGGATGCGGCGATCCCTCTGCTCTATCACTTTGCAGCTGCCCAGGGCCCCGACATTGAAGCCCAACTCAATGACGCCGTGATGATTTTCACGGTCGTATTCAATCCAGACGGCCACGCCCGCCGCATCGATCATGTTGAGACCTTCTGGTCCTATGGCGAGAATACCGACCTCAACGATGAAGCCCACAATATGTGGATTGAGGCGCGGACCAACCATTACTGGTTTGACCTCAATCGCCAGTGGCTGTTGCTGACCCAGCCGGAAAGCCAAGCCTGGATCAAGCAATGGCACAGATGGAAACCGATGGTTTCGGCCGACTATCACGAGATGGGATCTGCGGCGCCGTATTACTTCCACCCAGGCGAGGCGCTCCGCCGGAACCCGCTCATCCCTGAACGCGCGCGTGAGCTGACCAAAGGGATCGGCGAACGCCATGCCGCCTTTCTGGATAGTGAGGCGAAGCTCTATTGGACCGAACAGGGATTTGACAATTTTTATATCGGCAAAGGCTCCACCTATCCGCAGATCAACGGTTCGCTCGGGATCCTGTTCGAAGCTGGAGCAGCACGAGGTGGCGCGGTCCAGACCGAACGCGGCCTCGTCGAAACCGCCGACAATGTGCGCACCCAATTCCGCACGGCGCTGACAACGATCCAGGGCGCTCTGGACCTGCGCGATGAGATCACCGCCTATCAACGCGATTTTTTCGCTGAGAATGATCGCCAGGCGCAGAGCATCGGTACCGCGGGGTGGGTGTTTACCGCCAATGGCGATCCTGCGCGCGCGGCGCGATTTGTGCGCCTGTTGCGCCTGCATGACATCGAAGTAAGGGCGCTGACCTCGAATGTGACCGTGGACGGCTATAGCTATCCGGCGAGTACGAGCTATTACGTTTCCACCGATCAGACGAACAATCGGATGATCCGAGGCATTTTTGAGCGCTTCACAGAGTTCGAAGAAAACGTCTTTTACGATGTGTCGGGCTGGACCCTCCCCCTCGCCTATGACCTCGAATATGCCCCCGTCACCGCCCGGGCTGCCCGGTCTCTATCCTTCAGTGATGTCGTCGACGGTGCGTTCCAACCGGCACCGGCGCCTGCGCGGGCCTCCTACGGGTATGTGTTCGACTGGTCTCATTCCTATGCACCGCGAGCTCTGAATCGGATTCTTTCTGCGGACCTGCTCGTACGGGCGACGACGGAACAAACCGTGGTGCGGACGAATTCCGGCAATGTTTCGCTCGGGCGCGGGGCTATCTTTGTGCCGCTGGACAAGCAGGAAACCGCTCGCGAAGACATTCACAAAATCATGGCGACCATTGCTTCTGAAGATGGCGTACCGGTCTATGCGGCAACGTCGGGCCTTACACCGGTGACCGGGCGCGATCTTGGCTCCAACAGCACCTTCCGTGCCCTGAGCGAACCGCGCGTTGTCCTCGCCTATGATGGCGGACTGGCGCGCTATGACGTGGGTGAGATTTGGTGGACACTGGACTACCAACAACGCATGCCGGTCACGCTGGTTCACAAGGCCCGGCTTGGATCGCTCGATTGGACCAAGTACACGCATTTGATCCTCGCCGGCGGACTGGCACAAGGACCGGACGCTCCACCTGTACTGGATGAGACCCTGTCTGAAACGGTGCTGACCTGGGTCGAAAGCGGGGGCACGCTGGTGGCCCTTCGCGATGCCGCGCTCTGGACGCAAAGTGCGATCAAGAGTCGGGCGGAAGCGGCAGCCATTGAAGCGGGTGGCGCTCCAAAACCGCCAGCACCCGAGACGGAGACAGACGACGACCCCACCCCGGAACGCTTGAACTTTGGCGAAATGGGCGTGCGCGATGCAGAGCATGTCATCGGTGGCGCGATCTTCGCGACAGATCTCGATACCACGCACCCGCTTGGCTTCGGATACTCGGATCGTGACCTACCCGTCCATCGCAATGTCAGCTTCACGCTGGAGCGCCCGAAGGGCAATCCTTACGCGGTACCCGTCCAGTATTCAGCGGATCCGCTCCTTACCGGCTACGCGTCCGAGCGTCGGCAGGAAGAAATCGCCGGAAGCCCTTCCGTGATCGCCGAGCGCATGGGGAACGGCGTTGTGATTCTGATGGCCGATAACCCGGTTTTCCGGGGCACATATCCAGGCACGGAGAAACTGCTGATGAATGCCATCTTCTTCTCTGCTCTCATCGATCACCCGCGCGGTGACTATCAGACCGGGGACGAGACGCGCTGA
- a CDS encoding alpha/beta hydrolase gives MTKIICVAGFGDDATMFDALVEAANRTSLQFVPINLPGFGAPFPDRQKADLDSLAGALVERVAAEGAQIVLAHSVASIIASVAARRPQSPIQTILSLEGNLTAEDAYFSGTAADYASPDAFKPAFLDRLQGLAESDPIIARYRGVVANADPRAMWELGCDAYAFSQKNCPGQWLLTAARSAYLYSPSNLPERSLSWLEDTPLPRFELPGASHWASVDQPELLASKIAEALLNLSK, from the coding sequence ATGACGAAAATCATCTGCGTTGCTGGTTTCGGCGACGATGCGACTATGTTTGACGCGCTGGTCGAAGCAGCAAACCGGACGTCGCTTCAGTTTGTCCCGATCAACCTGCCAGGGTTCGGAGCCCCTTTTCCAGATAGACAGAAGGCAGACCTGGACTCACTTGCCGGCGCGTTGGTCGAACGCGTCGCCGCAGAAGGCGCGCAAATTGTCCTCGCTCATTCCGTGGCCTCGATCATCGCCTCGGTTGCCGCGCGTCGCCCGCAGTCGCCGATTCAAACGATCTTGTCATTGGAGGGAAACCTGACGGCAGAGGATGCCTACTTCTCGGGAACTGCCGCGGACTACGCCTCGCCAGACGCGTTCAAACCTGCATTCCTGGACCGCCTCCAGGGCTTGGCAGAGAGCGATCCGATCATCGCGCGCTATCGCGGCGTGGTCGCGAACGCCGACCCGCGCGCCATGTGGGAACTCGGGTGCGATGCGTACGCCTTCTCGCAAAAGAACTGCCCTGGGCAATGGCTTCTTACCGCCGCGAGATCGGCATATCTCTACAGTCCCTCCAACCTTCCCGAACGCTCTTTGTCCTGGCTCGAAGATACCCCATTGCCCCGGTTCGAACTGCCGGGCGCTTCGCACTGGGCCAGCGTGGATCAGCCGGAATTGCTCGCAAGCAAGATCGCAGAGGCGCTCCTTAATCTGTCGAAATGA
- a CDS encoding CocE/NonD family hydrolase, translating into MTPLKIILASMIALLALAVWYVMFSGPKLHEPSDLSDFLGTSDSPVLVEDVSALAVEVTIERDLGIPLRDGVRLSANVFRPKAPGQYPVVMAFTAYHKDETPTQYPDYLRKNARPDYDLGTIRVSAWTPWEAPDPAHWVREGYAVVLVDSRGFGRSEGTAGVLSLQDRNDFHDAISWAGTQDWSTGKVGLTGVSYLAIAQWIAGADAPEHLAAIMPWEGQSDNFREVLFHGGVPETAFTNFWLTRIRSKANKTSLPPHRVMRFAGSRPMLMKRVSARAAPSGISLPDIRVPALICASWSDHGMHTRGSFEGYKQIASAQKWLYTHGQPKWDVYYSDEAKAVQTAFFDHFLKGEDNGFDTRPPVRLEVRDTLTEYSVRFEDTWPLPNTVATPLYLGEDGTAGSGPLPEEGHASYEARTGATAFRYTFTEETELTGNMKLRLWVEAEGARDLDLFAAIKKYDTAGNEVTFYGKAGHNRSPVALGWLRVSQRELDPVRSTPLQPWLKHEQSLKLNRGEIVPVEIEILPSSTRFLPGETLEIAIQGHDHFEHHALAHTNTVNKGTHIIHFGGEYDSHLLMPVIPPAQ; encoded by the coding sequence ATGACCCCTCTCAAGATTATCCTCGCATCGATGATCGCCCTACTCGCTCTGGCCGTCTGGTACGTGATGTTCTCGGGCCCCAAGCTGCATGAGCCCTCCGACCTGTCAGACTTTCTCGGCACATCGGACAGCCCGGTCCTGGTCGAAGATGTTTCTGCGCTCGCTGTAGAGGTCACGATAGAGCGCGACCTTGGCATCCCACTGCGCGACGGCGTAAGGCTCTCGGCCAATGTCTTCCGCCCCAAGGCCCCTGGACAGTACCCGGTCGTGATGGCGTTCACCGCTTATCACAAGGACGAAACACCCACTCAGTATCCCGATTATCTGCGCAAGAATGCGCGCCCCGATTATGACCTTGGCACCATTCGCGTCAGCGCGTGGACGCCCTGGGAGGCGCCTGATCCGGCCCATTGGGTCCGGGAAGGCTATGCCGTTGTCCTGGTCGACAGTCGCGGCTTCGGGAGATCTGAAGGCACAGCAGGTGTGCTCTCCCTCCAGGACCGGAACGACTTTCACGATGCGATCAGCTGGGCCGGAACGCAGGACTGGAGCACTGGTAAAGTCGGCCTGACCGGGGTCTCCTACCTCGCAATCGCACAGTGGATCGCCGGCGCCGATGCCCCCGAACACCTGGCTGCCATCATGCCCTGGGAAGGCCAAAGCGACAATTTCCGCGAAGTCCTGTTCCATGGCGGTGTGCCGGAGACAGCCTTCACCAATTTCTGGCTCACCCGCATTCGCAGCAAGGCCAACAAGACGAGTTTGCCCCCACACCGCGTCATGCGCTTCGCTGGCTCGCGGCCCATGCTGATGAAGCGCGTGTCTGCCCGCGCGGCTCCGTCCGGGATCTCTTTGCCAGACATTCGCGTGCCCGCGCTGATCTGTGCCAGTTGGTCAGATCATGGCATGCACACGCGTGGCTCCTTCGAAGGTTACAAACAAATCGCCTCTGCGCAAAAATGGCTCTACACGCACGGCCAACCGAAATGGGATGTCTACTATAGTGACGAGGCGAAAGCCGTGCAGACGGCTTTTTTCGATCATTTCCTGAAGGGAGAAGACAATGGCTTCGACACGCGCCCACCGGTGCGATTGGAAGTGCGCGACACGCTGACCGAATATTCTGTCCGATTTGAGGACACATGGCCGCTGCCGAACACGGTCGCCACGCCGCTCTATCTGGGTGAAGACGGGACAGCTGGATCCGGGCCTTTGCCAGAGGAAGGCCATGCAAGTTATGAAGCCCGCACCGGCGCCACCGCGTTCCGTTACACTTTCACCGAAGAAACCGAGCTAACGGGCAATATGAAACTCAGACTCTGGGTCGAGGCTGAGGGCGCCCGCGACCTGGACCTGTTTGCCGCCATCAAGAAGTACGACACGGCTGGCAATGAAGTCACTTTCTATGGCAAGGCCGGTCACAATCGATCCCCCGTGGCACTTGGCTGGCTGCGCGTGTCTCAGCGCGAGCTCGACCCGGTTCGTTCAACCCCGTTGCAACCCTGGCTCAAGCATGAGCAAAGCCTGAAACTGAATCGCGGGGAGATTGTTCCCGTCGAAATCGAGATCTTGCCCAGCAGTACGCGCTTCCTGCCGGGTGAAACTCTGGAAATCGCCATTCAGGGCCATGATCATTTTGAACATCATGCGCTCGCCCACACGAACACCGTCAATAAAGGCACACACATCATCCATTTCGGCGGCGAATATGACTCGCACCTGCTCATGCCCGTGATCCCACCGGCGCAGTGA